From Solidesulfovibrio carbinoliphilus subsp. oakridgensis, the proteins below share one genomic window:
- a CDS encoding MATE family efflux transporter translates to MQRWHGPGGYAQVLRVGLPLLAGMGSITAMHLTDRLFLGWYSENALAAAMPAGAAFFLFTSFFLGTVGYVAVLIAQNVGAGRPEAIGPVLWQGIYLALASFAVLGGLSLASDAIFEAMGHPPEVRKLEATYFRVLMSGAGFMVLEASLAAFFSGRGLTRAVMLVNFGGTILNIPLNYVLIFGRFGLPPLGTAGSALATVAAWAAMAATYGVLIFTRANDRRFGVRRSFRPDAAIFSRLVRLGAPGGAQIFLDVFAVTVFILLAGRLGTTELAATSLVLSANSPAFMPLMGLSSGLAVVVGQAMGAGRPADARRAAGSAMRLMALYMAVMAAIFLCLPNQLAELFRPREADADFGAVVALCRPLFAWAVVVGACDVVLHTAFGVLRGAGDTRFLMLSAGVVSLFGLIVPTLLAVTFFAVTVTGLWGFFALYAFILAVVLWLRYRAGTWQNLRLAEPAPHAD, encoded by the coding sequence ATGCAACGCTGGCACGGCCCGGGCGGCTACGCCCAGGTGCTGCGGGTCGGCCTGCCGCTTTTGGCCGGCATGGGCTCCATTACGGCCATGCACCTGACAGACAGGCTCTTTCTCGGCTGGTATTCGGAAAACGCGCTGGCCGCGGCCATGCCGGCCGGAGCCGCATTTTTCCTTTTCACCTCCTTTTTCCTCGGCACGGTCGGCTATGTGGCCGTCCTGATCGCCCAGAACGTGGGGGCCGGCCGACCCGAGGCCATCGGCCCGGTCCTGTGGCAGGGCATCTACCTGGCGCTGGCCTCCTTTGCCGTGCTCGGCGGCCTGTCCCTGGCCTCGGACGCCATCTTCGAGGCCATGGGCCACCCGCCGGAGGTGCGCAAACTGGAGGCGACCTATTTCCGCGTTCTCATGTCCGGGGCCGGGTTCATGGTGCTCGAAGCGTCCCTGGCCGCCTTTTTCAGCGGCCGGGGCCTGACCCGGGCGGTCATGCTGGTCAATTTCGGCGGGACGATCCTCAACATTCCGCTCAACTACGTGCTCATCTTCGGCCGGTTCGGCCTGCCGCCGCTCGGCACGGCCGGCTCGGCCCTGGCTACCGTCGCGGCCTGGGCGGCCATGGCCGCGACCTACGGGGTCCTCATCTTCACCCGGGCCAATGACCGCCGTTTCGGCGTGCGCCGGTCCTTCCGGCCGGATGCCGCGATCTTTTCCAGGCTCGTGCGCCTCGGGGCCCCGGGCGGAGCGCAAATCTTCCTCGACGTGTTCGCGGTCACGGTCTTCATCCTCCTGGCCGGCCGGCTCGGCACCACCGAGCTTGCGGCCACGAGCCTGGTCCTTTCGGCCAATTCCCCGGCCTTCATGCCGCTCATGGGCCTCTCTTCCGGCCTGGCCGTGGTGGTCGGCCAGGCCATGGGCGCGGGCCGGCCGGCCGACGCCCGGCGGGCCGCCGGCAGCGCCATGCGGCTCATGGCTCTCTACATGGCCGTCATGGCCGCGATTTTTCTCTGCCTGCCAAACCAGCTGGCCGAGCTTTTCCGGCCCCGGGAGGCGGACGCGGATTTCGGCGCCGTGGTGGCCCTGTGCCGGCCGCTTTTCGCCTGGGCCGTGGTGGTCGGGGCCTGCGACGTGGTGCTCCACACGGCTTTTGGCGTCCTTCGCGGGGCCGGGGACACGCGCTTTCTCATGCTCTCGGCCGGGGTGGTCTCGCTTTTCGGACTCATTGTGCCGACGCTTCTGGCCGTGACCTTTTTTGCCGTCACCGTCACCGGACTGTGGGGATTTTTCGCCCTGTACGCCTTCATCCTGGCCGTGGTCCTGTGGTTGCGCTACAGGGCCGGAACATGGCAGAACTTGCGACTGGCCGAACCGGCCCCACATGCCGACTGA
- a CDS encoding cytochrome d ubiquinol oxidase subunit II, giving the protein MDGQISLADAWFGILALLLWLYVFTDGYDLGAGILCLHEADPVHREIMAESIDGVWHANQTWLVLLGGVLFGAFPLVYGTVLAALYLPAGFLLFAIMARGIGLEYRMKADNKLPWSRLFGWGSVAVTLAHGFLLGGVLQGMDFDGLHHAGGAFDWFSPFTILVAATFLCLYAFLGAAWLVWKTEGPLQHQSRIWSVRYGAATVGMLVLLAGYIALDGRLGFLVGRPGQGGLGAFFILSLVVAVFCAAFSIRSIGKGGEVLPLVWCALMLVAVFVAFGGSLYPLIVPPRLTIEQAAAPPLMLKIMLWTVGSMLPVIFLYNAYHFRLVRGKVRLEDETH; this is encoded by the coding sequence ATGGACGGACAGATAAGCCTCGCCGACGCCTGGTTCGGCATTCTCGCCCTGCTCCTGTGGCTCTACGTTTTCACCGACGGCTACGACCTCGGCGCCGGCATCCTGTGCCTGCACGAAGCCGATCCCGTGCATCGGGAAATCATGGCCGAGTCCATCGACGGGGTCTGGCACGCCAACCAGACCTGGCTGGTTCTCCTCGGCGGTGTCCTCTTCGGCGCCTTTCCCCTGGTTTACGGCACGGTCCTGGCCGCGCTCTACCTGCCGGCCGGCTTTCTCCTCTTCGCCATCATGGCCCGGGGCATCGGCCTCGAATACCGGATGAAGGCCGACAACAAGCTCCCCTGGTCCCGGCTCTTCGGCTGGGGCAGCGTGGCCGTGACGCTGGCCCACGGCTTTCTGCTCGGCGGGGTCCTGCAAGGCATGGACTTCGACGGCCTGCACCACGCCGGCGGCGCCTTCGACTGGTTTTCGCCGTTCACCATCCTGGTCGCGGCCACGTTCCTGTGCCTCTACGCCTTCCTCGGCGCGGCCTGGCTGGTCTGGAAGACCGAAGGCCCGCTCCAGCACCAGTCCCGGATCTGGAGCGTGCGCTACGGCGCGGCCACCGTCGGCATGCTGGTGCTTCTCGCCGGCTACATCGCCCTGGACGGCCGGCTCGGCTTCCTGGTCGGCCGGCCCGGGCAGGGCGGGCTTGGCGCGTTTTTCATCCTCTCGCTCGTGGTGGCCGTGTTCTGCGCGGCTTTCTCCATCCGGTCCATCGGCAAGGGCGGCGAGGTCCTGCCGCTGGTCTGGTGCGCGCTTATGCTGGTGGCCGTGTTCGTGGCCTTTGGCGGCAGTCTCTATCCGCTCATCGTGCCGCCGCGCCTGACCATCGAACAGGCCGCCGCGCCGCCGCTCATGCTCAAGATCATGCTCTGGACCGTCGGCAGCATGCTGCCCGTCATCTTTCTCTACAACGCCTACCACTTCCGGCTCGTTCGCGGCAAAGTCAGGCTGGAAGATGAGACCCACTGA
- a CDS encoding lytic murein transglycosylase → MRWIGCAVAVAALAVGIGAAVLAASTVDPAFEPVVRRLVADGFSEAKLRRLFSRAEMVFSSRAMADKLTALYMRKYGLKLVADTQARLAGLGWYPGPVDGRLDRMTKWSIKAYQTAVGLAPRPEASQALLDELARNPKPAPADLVFPEFRTEEVHDVVLSPERLAEARDFYAVNRKALARVRERYGVPEEYLVALLAVETRVGRYLGDEVAVINLSSLVAAEDPARVASAFAYEGPAPDRQAWLDRKALEKGEWAYGELKALLKYADAQNMDPLSIPGSVYGAIGICQFMPSNAVKYAVDGNGDGKADLFETEDALASLGNILRVMGWKPPMTEEAMRKVFYGYNHSQVYVNTIMGAAARLRDDAASGTIK, encoded by the coding sequence ATGCGTTGGATTGGCTGCGCCGTGGCGGTGGCGGCGTTGGCCGTCGGCATCGGGGCGGCCGTCCTGGCCGCGTCCACGGTGGATCCGGCTTTTGAGCCGGTGGTGCGGCGGCTGGTGGCGGACGGGTTTTCCGAAGCCAAGCTGCGGCGGCTTTTTTCCCGGGCCGAGATGGTCTTTTCCTCCAGGGCCATGGCCGACAAGCTGACGGCCCTTTACATGCGCAAATACGGCCTGAAGCTGGTGGCCGACACCCAGGCCCGGCTGGCCGGGCTCGGCTGGTATCCGGGCCCCGTCGACGGCCGCCTGGACCGGATGACCAAGTGGTCGATCAAGGCCTACCAGACGGCGGTCGGGCTTGCGCCCCGGCCCGAGGCCAGCCAGGCGCTGCTCGACGAACTGGCGCGCAACCCCAAGCCCGCCCCGGCCGACCTCGTTTTTCCGGAATTCAGGACCGAGGAAGTCCACGACGTGGTGCTCTCCCCGGAGCGCCTGGCCGAGGCCCGGGACTTTTACGCGGTCAACCGCAAGGCCCTGGCCCGGGTGCGGGAACGCTACGGCGTGCCCGAGGAGTATCTGGTGGCCCTGCTCGCGGTGGAGACCCGCGTGGGGCGCTACCTCGGGGACGAGGTGGCGGTGATCAACCTGTCGAGCCTGGTCGCGGCCGAGGATCCGGCCCGAGTGGCCTCGGCCTTCGCCTACGAGGGACCGGCTCCGGACCGGCAGGCCTGGCTCGACCGCAAGGCGTTGGAAAAGGGCGAGTGGGCGTATGGCGAGCTCAAGGCCCTGCTCAAGTACGCCGACGCCCAGAACATGGACCCGCTGTCCATTCCGGGCTCGGTCTACGGGGCCATCGGCATCTGCCAGTTCATGCCGTCGAACGCGGTCAAGTACGCGGTGGACGGCAACGGCGACGGCAAGGCCGACCTGTTTGAGACCGAGGACGCCCTGGCGAGCCTTGGAAACATCCTCAGGGTCATGGGCTGGAAGCCGCCCATGACCGAAGAGGCCATGCGCAAGGTGTTTTACGGCTACAATCACAGCCAGGTCTACGTGAATACGATCATGGGTGCGGCGGCCCGTTTGCGTGACGATGCCGCCTCTGGTACGATCAAATAA
- a CDS encoding ubiquinone/menaquinone biosynthesis methyltransferase, with protein MKDTKVRRMFEDIAFSYDFQNSALSLGIDIYWRKRFVDRIRPGYGLVLDAATGTGEVGLAIRRRRPGLKVLGVDFSPAMLAVAREKIRKRKVAGYDLAVADCRDLPVAANTVSAVTMAFGIRNIAERVAVMREFHRALVPGGEMHVMEFGLPRNGLGAALYRFYFDRILPPVGNFLSRTDYAYSYLVESVDAFPKDADFLAQMAEAGFAGCTVTDLTFGLARIFTGRKP; from the coding sequence ATGAAAGACACCAAGGTGCGGCGGATGTTCGAGGACATCGCCTTTTCCTACGACTTCCAAAATAGCGCCCTGTCGCTTGGCATCGACATCTACTGGCGCAAGCGGTTCGTGGACCGGATCAGGCCCGGCTACGGGCTGGTCCTCGACGCGGCCACGGGCACGGGCGAGGTGGGGCTGGCCATCCGCCGCCGCCGGCCGGGACTCAAGGTCCTTGGCGTCGATTTCTCGCCGGCCATGCTGGCGGTCGCCCGGGAGAAGATCCGCAAGCGCAAGGTCGCGGGCTACGACCTGGCCGTGGCCGACTGCCGGGACCTGCCGGTTGCGGCCAACACCGTCTCGGCCGTGACCATGGCGTTTGGCATCCGCAACATCGCCGAGCGGGTGGCCGTCATGCGGGAGTTTCACCGGGCCCTGGTCCCGGGCGGGGAGATGCACGTGATGGAGTTCGGCCTGCCCCGAAACGGGCTCGGGGCCGCGCTCTACCGCTTCTATTTCGACCGCATCCTGCCGCCGGTCGGCAACTTCCTGTCGCGCACCGACTACGCCTACAGCTATCTGGTCGAGTCCGTGGACGCCTTCCCGAAAGACGCCGATTTCCTGGCCCAGATGGCCGAGGCCGGGTTCGCCGGCTGCACGGTGACGGACCTGACCTTCGGGCTGGCCCGGATTTTTACCGGCCGCAAGCCGTAG
- a CDS encoding cytochrome ubiquinol oxidase subunit I — protein MEYLTDPVFLSRLQFALTTAFHITFPTLSIGLGLYLVIVEWLWLRTGDLDYYRQFRFWSGPFAINFAVGIVTGIPLEFQFGTNWGPFSATIGNFFGHVLGFEGSMAFMLEAAFFYIMLFGWKRVGPKMHFFSTIMVAFAASLSAFWILAANSWMQTPTGGHIENGVFIVDDYLAAIFSPDLPFAFLHMHLACLEVSLFVVGAVSGLWIVWGKNVAFFLKSFRIAAIAALVCAPLQALVGDQNGLEIARLQPAKVAGIEAHWETNPPGTGAFWNLVAWPDTENERNSFSIRIPYMLSLLVTHSPTGTVPGLKEFPKEDRPPIIIPFYSFRFMVGIGFAMVGVALWTVWEWRKGGLRPENAPGRVWLFRAWGAMALGGYLAVILGWITREVGRQPWMLYGLIRTADGHSNLTVGQLWTSLAGFVVAYTILGCVFVIFMAKLFKKGPDMEELPPPGHARGRVTAA, from the coding sequence ATGGAATATTTGACCGACCCGGTGTTCCTGTCCCGGCTGCAATTCGCGCTGACCACGGCCTTTCACATCACCTTCCCCACGCTCAGCATCGGTCTTGGCCTCTACCTCGTCATCGTGGAGTGGCTGTGGCTGCGCACCGGGGATCTCGACTACTACCGGCAGTTCCGGTTCTGGTCCGGGCCCTTTGCCATCAACTTCGCCGTCGGCATCGTCACCGGCATTCCGCTGGAATTCCAGTTCGGCACCAACTGGGGCCCCTTTTCCGCCACCATCGGCAATTTCTTCGGCCACGTCCTCGGTTTCGAAGGGTCCATGGCCTTCATGCTGGAGGCGGCCTTTTTCTACATCATGCTTTTCGGCTGGAAGCGGGTCGGCCCGAAAATGCATTTCTTCTCCACCATCATGGTGGCCTTTGCCGCCTCGCTGTCCGCCTTCTGGATTCTGGCCGCCAATTCCTGGATGCAGACCCCGACCGGCGGGCACATCGAAAACGGCGTCTTCATCGTGGACGACTACCTGGCCGCCATCTTCTCGCCGGATTTGCCCTTCGCCTTCCTGCACATGCACCTGGCCTGCCTGGAGGTGAGCCTCTTCGTGGTCGGTGCGGTCTCGGGCCTGTGGATCGTGTGGGGCAAGAACGTCGCTTTCTTCCTCAAGTCGTTTCGGATCGCAGCCATCGCCGCCCTGGTCTGCGCACCGCTCCAGGCCCTGGTCGGCGACCAGAACGGCCTGGAGATCGCCCGCCTCCAACCGGCCAAGGTGGCCGGCATCGAGGCCCACTGGGAGACCAACCCCCCCGGCACCGGGGCCTTCTGGAATCTGGTCGCCTGGCCCGACACGGAAAACGAGCGCAACAGCTTTTCGATTCGCATTCCCTACATGCTGAGCCTGCTCGTCACCCACAGTCCGACCGGCACCGTGCCCGGGCTCAAGGAATTTCCCAAGGAGGACCGGCCGCCCATCATCATTCCCTTCTATTCCTTCCGGTTCATGGTCGGCATCGGTTTCGCCATGGTCGGCGTGGCCCTGTGGACGGTCTGGGAATGGCGCAAGGGCGGGCTTAGGCCCGAAAACGCCCCCGGCCGCGTCTGGCTGTTCCGGGCCTGGGGCGCCATGGCCCTCGGCGGCTATCTGGCCGTCATCCTCGGCTGGATCACCCGGGAAGTGGGACGGCAGCCCTGGATGCTCTACGGCCTCATCCGCACGGCCGACGGCCATTCGAACCTGACCGTCGGCCAGCTGTGGACCTCCCTGGCCGGCTTTGTCGTGGCCTACACGATCCTCGGCTGCGTCTTTGTCATCTTCATGGCCAAGCTCTTCAAGAAGGGACCGGACATGGAGGAACTGCCGCCGCCGGGCCACGCGCGTGGCAGGGTGACGGCGGCATAA
- a CDS encoding DUF2231 domain-containing protein, translating into MSQTPDKHFTPQELAAFDGTDGKPVYLAHKGVVYDVTGSKLWKAGKHMNRHRAGGDMGLELTQAPHAPDVLERFPRVGVLDAPALAPDPVADRVPAWISRYMKRFPMLKRHPHPMTVHFPIAFCVLAPLVLILALVTGWTGFDAALLVILGAAVLFTPVAIATGLFTWWLNYAAARIKPVLIKLAATPVLFLAVLWAFIARLKTPDLLAHPGDHLGFILVVLALLPLISLIGWFGAALTFPPHDE; encoded by the coding sequence ATGAGCCAGACACCCGACAAACATTTCACCCCCCAGGAACTCGCCGCCTTCGACGGCACCGACGGCAAGCCCGTCTATCTGGCCCACAAAGGCGTGGTCTATGACGTCACCGGCAGCAAGCTCTGGAAAGCCGGCAAACACATGAACCGCCACCGCGCCGGCGGCGACATGGGCCTCGAACTGACCCAGGCCCCCCACGCCCCGGACGTGCTCGAACGCTTCCCCCGCGTCGGCGTCCTCGATGCCCCGGCCCTCGCCCCCGACCCCGTGGCCGACCGCGTGCCGGCCTGGATCTCGCGGTACATGAAGCGCTTCCCCATGCTCAAGCGTCACCCGCATCCCATGACCGTCCACTTCCCCATCGCCTTCTGCGTCCTGGCCCCGCTGGTCCTCATCCTGGCCCTCGTCACCGGCTGGACCGGCTTCGACGCCGCCCTGCTCGTCATCCTCGGCGCGGCCGTCCTCTTCACCCCCGTCGCCATCGCCACCGGCCTTTTCACCTGGTGGCTCAACTACGCCGCCGCCCGCATCAAACCCGTGCTCATCAAACTGGCCGCCACCCCGGTTCTTTTTCTGGCCGTTTTGTGGGCCTTCATCGCCCGGCTCAAGACCCCCGACCTCCTCGCCCACCCCGGCGACCACCTCGGCTTCATCCTCGTCGTGCTGGCCCTCCTGCCGCTCATCTCCCTCATCGGCTGGTTCGGCGCGGCCCTGACCTTTCCGCCGCACGACGAGTAA
- a CDS encoding class I SAM-dependent methyltransferase: MQVNWPERFYCRSLVRKIAQWREVCYFRATRPLPPGAKVLEIGCGDGGGAGIFSRAFAPGLYHGLDVDPAMVKVAARRRKGALRDQNALFLQADAERLPYRDNAFDAAVNFGIIHHLPDWRRGVAEVARVLRPGGTFYFEEIYPPLYANPVFKVMLAHPREDRFHGPEFREALVREGLTLLPGFHESNLFILGVAVKTARP, translated from the coding sequence ATGCAGGTCAACTGGCCCGAACGCTTTTATTGTCGCAGTCTGGTCCGCAAAATCGCCCAGTGGCGCGAAGTCTGTTATTTCCGGGCCACCCGGCCCCTGCCGCCCGGGGCAAAGGTCCTCGAGATCGGCTGCGGCGACGGCGGCGGGGCGGGCATCTTTTCCCGGGCCTTCGCCCCGGGCCTGTACCACGGCCTGGACGTGGACCCGGCCATGGTCAAGGTGGCGGCCCGGCGGCGCAAGGGGGCACTTCGCGACCAAAACGCCCTTTTCCTCCAGGCCGACGCCGAACGCCTGCCGTACCGCGACAACGCCTTTGACGCGGCGGTCAACTTCGGCATCATCCACCACCTGCCCGACTGGCGCCGGGGCGTGGCCGAGGTGGCCCGGGTCCTGCGCCCCGGCGGCACCTTTTATTTCGAGGAAATCTACCCGCCGCTCTATGCCAATCCCGTGTTCAAGGTCATGCTGGCCCATCCCCGGGAGGACCGGTTCCACGGGCCGGAGTTCCGGGAGGCGCTGGTCCGGGAGGGCCTGACCCTTTTGCCGGGATTTCACGAGTCCAACCTGTTCATTCTCGGCGTGGCCGTCAAAACCGCCCGTCCCTGA
- a CDS encoding polysaccharide deacetylase family protein — MRAARLFAATITAVLCLLMPALATFASAATILVYHTFGASSSMSISMAAFEAQLDYLEQTGHKVISIDELARCVDEKKNPPDGAVVIAIDDGWTSVMKAYEVLKRRNLPFTLFLPMAYVANPGSKSTLSQADIDTLKTYPKVTFANHSFSHSPRLTRDEAFAREDVRKSVERFRQVVGRDTTYFAYPYGSCSEAYTRMLREAGFTHLFVTGYPPVSAATNPLTIPRVAAHRLSLPVLASVLRDHAALLAKVKSPAPATGPLLSATPPAETIPRNVE, encoded by the coding sequence ATGCGCGCCGCAAGGCTTTTCGCCGCCACCATCACGGCGGTCCTGTGCCTTCTCATGCCGGCCCTGGCGACCTTCGCCTCTGCCGCCACCATTCTCGTCTACCACACCTTTGGCGCGTCTTCCTCCATGTCCATCTCCATGGCGGCCTTCGAGGCCCAGCTCGACTACCTGGAGCAGACCGGCCACAAGGTCATTTCCATCGACGAACTGGCCCGGTGCGTGGACGAAAAGAAGAACCCGCCGGACGGAGCCGTGGTCATCGCCATCGACGACGGCTGGACTTCGGTCATGAAGGCCTACGAGGTCCTCAAGCGCCGCAACCTGCCGTTCACGCTCTTTTTGCCCATGGCCTACGTGGCCAATCCCGGCAGCAAATCCACCCTGTCCCAGGCCGACATCGACACGCTGAAGACTTATCCCAAGGTCACCTTTGCCAACCATTCCTTCAGCCATTCCCCGCGCCTGACCCGGGACGAGGCCTTTGCCCGGGAGGACGTCAGAAAGAGCGTGGAGCGGTTTCGGCAGGTGGTCGGGCGCGACACCACCTATTTCGCCTACCCGTACGGCTCCTGCAGCGAGGCCTATACGCGCATGCTGCGCGAGGCCGGGTTCACCCATCTGTTTGTGACCGGCTATCCCCCGGTTTCGGCCGCGACCAACCCGCTGACCATTCCGAGGGTCGCGGCCCACCGGCTGTCGCTGCCGGTTCTGGCTTCGGTCCTTCGCGACCACGCGGCGCTCCTGGCCAAGGTCAAATCCCCGGCTCCGGCGACGGGTCCGCTGCTCTCGGCCACGCCTCCGGCCGAGACGATTCCACGCAACGTGGAGTAG
- a CDS encoding response regulator yields the protein MLRALIVDDDPINTRFLVEILTPYAICDTAANGHAGLEAFRRALTVGPAYDLILLDVMMPGMDGHRALEGMRHLEHVQGVPSSDAAKVIMISALDDARTMYRAFFQGQAMSFLSKPFSSETVLQELRKFDLIDSAQEPPPRSDP from the coding sequence ATGCTACGAGCACTCATCGTCGACGACGACCCGATCAATACCCGTTTTCTGGTGGAAATCCTCACACCCTATGCCATTTGCGACACCGCCGCCAACGGCCACGCCGGGCTCGAGGCCTTTCGCCGCGCCCTGACCGTGGGGCCGGCCTACGACCTCATCCTGCTCGACGTCATGATGCCCGGGATGGACGGACACCGCGCCCTCGAAGGCATGCGGCACCTCGAACACGTCCAGGGCGTGCCCTCCTCCGATGCCGCCAAGGTCATCATGATCTCCGCCCTCGACGACGCCCGCACCATGTACCGGGCGTTTTTCCAGGGGCAGGCCATGTCGTTTCTCTCCAAACCCTTTTCCAGTGAAACCGTGCTCCAGGAACTTCGCAAATTCGATCTCATCGACTCCGCACAAGAACCGCCTCCAAGGAGCGACCCATGA
- a CDS encoding UbiA family prenyltransferase, which translates to MRPTDLATHGSPHQPATPGRFALTVYLALSRTPHGLLDLATPFCAALLCGGGLPSAGIIALGCVTVFAGYTAVYALNDIVDYRSDKKQMENSGEDARCNYLDAAFIRHPLAHGCLTLPEAVLWFVFWAIAAFVGAYSLNPVCAWILIAGCVLETAYCLLLTVTHLRAAINGVVKALGPLAASFAVNPHPSPWFLAGLFAWVFAWEIGGQNIPADWHDASRDAAFGARTMPVVLGYAKASRLAVACLIASLLLSMPLLALSPLAVSAPLWLAAAVLGAILVLPPAAKLVRSQSDADAAALFNRASCYPALVLVVLVVHLLVR; encoded by the coding sequence ATGAGACCCACTGATTTGGCAACACACGGCTCCCCGCACCAGCCGGCCACGCCCGGCCGCTTCGCCCTGACCGTCTATCTGGCCCTGTCGCGCACGCCCCACGGCCTGCTCGATCTGGCCACGCCGTTTTGCGCGGCCCTCCTTTGCGGCGGCGGCCTGCCCTCGGCCGGCATCATCGCCCTCGGCTGCGTCACCGTGTTTGCCGGCTACACCGCCGTCTATGCCCTAAACGACATCGTGGACTACCGCTCCGACAAGAAGCAGATGGAGAACTCCGGCGAAGACGCCCGCTGCAACTACCTCGACGCGGCCTTTATCCGCCATCCCCTGGCCCACGGCTGCCTGACCCTGCCCGAAGCCGTTCTCTGGTTCGTCTTCTGGGCCATCGCCGCCTTTGTCGGGGCCTATTCCCTGAATCCCGTCTGCGCCTGGATTCTCATCGCTGGCTGCGTCCTCGAAACCGCCTACTGCCTGCTCTTGACCGTCACCCATCTGCGCGCCGCCATTAACGGCGTGGTCAAGGCCCTCGGCCCTCTGGCCGCCAGCTTCGCCGTCAACCCCCATCCCTCGCCCTGGTTCCTGGCCGGCCTTTTCGCCTGGGTCTTCGCCTGGGAAATCGGCGGCCAGAACATCCCCGCCGACTGGCACGACGCCTCCCGCGACGCCGCTTTCGGCGCCCGCACCATGCCCGTGGTCCTCGGCTACGCCAAGGCCAGCCGTCTGGCCGTCGCCTGTCTCATTGCCAGCCTCCTCCTCTCCATGCCGCTTCTCGCCCTTTCGCCGCTTGCCGTCTCCGCTCCCCTGTGGCTCGCCGCCGCCGTCCTCGGCGCCATCCTGGTCCTGCCCCCGGCCGCCAAGCTCGTGCGCAGCCAGAGCGACGCCGATGCCGCCGCCCTCTTCAACCGCGCCAGCTGCTACCCGGCCCTGGTGTTGGTCGTGCTCGTGGTGCATCTGCTGGTGCGCTGA
- a CDS encoding ParA family protein: MLAICPFCRARQEIADAAPTAATTCQSCHRRFAARRPEPAMAEAGPAYLRIERPHGVFDRPTMARPPDPQAAQAAPAPQAVPSAREPALAAAVAAASVPVPADDDLGPPLLAEPDAAEDRAAAAALSAIRRQIAAAPARAPAPAPAAAPVQAARRIGVMLSKGGVGKTTTAVNLAAALAMDGRRVLLIDADTQGQAAYALGVSPAVGLPELVDGSATPEAALFPARENLTLLSGGKGLAGLKRLITRKDFGGERTLDDALSPLDPLFDVVVVDCAPGWDALTVNVLFYVREVLAPVALEAMSLQGFSEFLRSFAAVSRFRPELSLSYIVPTFLDKRVRGPAALAEELAALYPDRICPAVRYNVKLSEAPAAGKTIFEYAPRSPGAKDYRDLARRVAG, translated from the coding sequence ATGCTCGCCATCTGCCCTTTTTGCCGCGCCAGACAGGAGATTGCGGACGCCGCCCCGACTGCGGCCACGACCTGCCAGAGCTGCCATCGCCGCTTCGCGGCCAGACGGCCGGAGCCGGCCATGGCCGAGGCCGGTCCGGCCTATCTGCGCATCGAACGGCCCCACGGCGTCTTCGACCGGCCGACCATGGCCCGGCCGCCCGACCCTCAGGCCGCACAGGCCGCGCCGGCCCCACAGGCCGTCCCATCCGCCCGGGAGCCGGCCCTGGCCGCCGCCGTGGCCGCCGCGTCCGTGCCCGTGCCGGCCGACGACGACCTCGGTCCGCCCCTCCTGGCCGAGCCCGACGCCGCCGAGGACCGGGCGGCGGCCGCCGCCCTGTCGGCCATCCGCCGCCAGATCGCGGCCGCCCCGGCCAGGGCCCCGGCCCCGGCCCCGGCGGCCGCGCCCGTCCAGGCGGCCCGGCGCATCGGCGTCATGCTCAGCAAAGGCGGGGTCGGCAAGACCACCACCGCCGTCAACCTGGCCGCCGCCCTGGCCATGGACGGCCGGCGGGTGCTCCTGATCGACGCCGACACCCAGGGCCAGGCCGCCTATGCCCTCGGCGTCTCGCCCGCCGTCGGCCTGCCGGAACTGGTCGACGGTTCGGCCACCCCCGAGGCGGCCCTCTTCCCGGCCCGCGAGAATCTGACCCTCCTCTCCGGCGGCAAGGGCTTGGCCGGGCTCAAACGGCTCATTACCCGCAAGGATTTCGGCGGCGAGCGGACCCTGGACGACGCGCTTTCCCCGCTGGACCCTCTGTTCGACGTGGTGGTGGTCGACTGCGCCCCGGGCTGGGACGCGCTCACCGTCAACGTCCTCTTCTACGTCCGCGAGGTCCTGGCCCCGGTGGCCCTGGAGGCCATGTCGCTCCAGGGATTTTCCGAATTCCTGCGCAGCTTCGCCGCCGTCTCCCGGTTCCGGCCCGAGTTGTCCCTGTCCTACATCGTGCCGACGTTCCTGGACAAACGCGTGCGCGGTCCGGCCGCCCTCGCCGAGGAGCTGGCCGCCCTCTACCCCGACCGCATCTGCCCGGCCGTGCGCTACAACGTGAAGCTCTCCGAAGCCCCGGCCGCCGGCAAGACCATCTTCGAATACGCCCCCCGCTCCCCCGGCGCCAAGGACTACCGCGACCTCGCCCGCCGCGTGGCAGGGTGA